A single genomic interval of Zingiber officinale cultivar Zhangliang chromosome 4A, Zo_v1.1, whole genome shotgun sequence harbors:
- the LOC121971644 gene encoding pentatricopeptide repeat-containing protein At5g16860-like translates to MSFSCSYLLGFLTSSRSRIRLFSTLNLSTPSTLSQYASWLKDCKTVFTTRQLHQQIISLGLLHSPPCLSVTSQSSSPSLGVGIVAAYFACGALTDALTLLERLSPSPVLWWNLLIRQYVKEGHLDHALILCRCMQRVGTRPDHYTFPFALKACGELPSYRRGIVLHAVVCRNGFESNVFICNSMVAMYSHCGALDEASHVFKEILSRGIDDVTSWNSMIAAHVKSSNPQLALELFSEMSQKASNIESLGRSDVISLVNILPACASLRALSQAREIHGYAIRTCLFVDIFVGNALIDVYAKCGMMGDAFKVFNSMEIKDVVSWNAMVTGYSQNGDFDHALELFKKMTKENIALNVVTWSAVISGYAQRGHGHEALEVFRQMQFSGSEPNAVTIISLLSACASVGAISQGMETHAYSLRKCLLTWDNSYCDGEDLMVQNALIDLYSKCKNFKLARSLFDSIPLNERTVVTWTVMIGGYTQHGDANDALGLFSQMLLQSHSVPNVFTISCALMASARLSALRLGKQIHAYVIRNSVQGTMLFVANCLIDMYSKCGDVDAAQTVFNVILDKNFVSWTSLMTCYGMHGYGKSTLHLFEEMQKAGFVPDGITFLVVLYACSHSGMVDEGLEYFDNMSKKYGVAAKAEHYACVIDLLARAGRLEEAWEMIKTMPMEPTSVVWVALLSACRIHSNVELGEYALHKLLEIEPGNDGAYTLLSNIYANAGRWKDVASIRSLMKKQGVKKRPGCSWIQEKKGTVSFFVGDRSHLRSKEIYELLASLIERIKALGYVPQTDFALHDVDDEERSNLLSEHSEKLAVAYGILTTSPGTPIRITKNLRICGDCHTAITFISMIVDHEIILRDSSRFHHFEKGSCSCGGFW, encoded by the coding sequence ATGAGTTTCAGCTGTAGTTATCTGCTCGGCTTCCTCACATCTTCAAGAAGCAGAATCAGACTCTTCTCAACATTAAACCTTTCAACACCCTCAACATTGTCTCAGTATGCTTCCTGGTTGAAGGATTGCAAGACAGTTTTCACCACCAGACAACTTCATCAACAGATCATCAGCCTTGGTCTCCTCCATTCACCTCCGTGCCTCTCAGTTACTTCACAGTCATCTTCACCATCATTAGGTGTTGGCATTGTAGCTGCATACTTTGCTTGTGGTGCTCTAACTGATGCTCTCACCTTGTTGGAACGTCTCTCGCCCTCACCTGTGCTTTGGTGGAATTTGCTTATAAGGCAATATGTGAAGGAAGGCCACCTTGATCATGCCCTGATACTCTGTCGCTGCATGCAGCGTGTGGGAACTAGACCAGACCATTACACCTTCCCCTTTGCTCTAAAGGCATGCGGAGAGCTACCTTCGTACCGACGAGGGATTGTCCTCCATGCAGTTGTTTGTCGCAATGGCTTTGAGTCTAATGTTTTTATTTGCAATTCAATGGTAGCCATGTACTCCCATTGTGGTGCTCTGGATGAAGCTTCCCATGTGTTTAAAGAAATTCTATCAAGGGGAATAGATGATGTAACATCTTGGAATTCAATGATAGCAGCACATGTAAAGAGTAGTAACCCACAGCTCGCATTAGAATTGTTCTCTGAGATGTCACAAAAGGCTAGTAATATTGAGAGTCTAGGGAGGTCAGATGTCATAAGCCTTGTCAATATTCTTCCTGCTTGTGCCTCCCTGAGGGCACTGTCTCAGGCAAGAGAAATACATGGATATGCTATAAGAACTTGTCTTTTTGTTGATATCTTTGTGGGTAATGCATTAATTGATGTTTATGCAAAGTGTGGAATGATGGGTGATGCTTTTAAAGTTTTCAATAGCATGGAGATTAAAGATGTAGTTTCTTGGAATGCAATGGTCACTGGATATTCACAGAATGGCGATTTTGACCATGCCTTAGAGCTTTTTAAGAAAATGACTAAGGAGAACATAGCATTGAATGTTGTGACATGGAGTGCAGTAATTTCTGGGTATGCCCAGAGGGGACATGGGCATGAGGCCCTTGAAGTTTTTAGGCAGATGCAATTCTCTGGCTCAGAACCTAACGCTGTTACCATTATTTCTCTTCTCTCTGCATGtgcttctgttggtgcaatttctcaGGGAATGGAGACTCATGCTTATTCGCTTAGAAAATGCCTCCTTACGTGGGATAACAGTTATTGTGATGGGGAGGATCTAATGGTGCAAAATGCGCTGATAGACTTGTATTCTAAATGCAAGAATTTCAAATTGGCACGCTCATTATTTGACTCTATACCTTTGAATGAGAGGACAGTTGTTACTTGGACTGTCATGATTGGTGGTTATACACAACATGGAGATGCCAATGATGCATTAGGGCTCTTCTCTCAAATGTTATTACAGAGTCACTCAGTACCTAATGTTTTCACCATATCTTGTGCTCTTATGGCTTCTGCTCGCCTTTCAGCATTGCGGCTCGGAAAACAGATACATGCTTATGTGATCCGCAACAGCGTCCAGGGCACTATGCTATTTGTAGCCAATTGCCTCATCGACATGTATTCTAAGTGCGGAGATGTCGATGCAGCTCAAACTGTGTTTAATGTGATATTAGATAAAAATTTTGTTTCCTGGACATCCCTAATGACTTGTTATGGGATGCATGGCTATGGTAAAAGTACCCTTCATCTCTTTGAGGAGATGCAAAAGGCAGGGTTTGTTCCTGATGGCATCACTTTCCTAGTTGTGCTCTATGCCTGTAGCCATTCTGGTATGGTTGATGAGGGGTTAGAATACTTTGATAACATGAGCAAGAAATATGGGGTTGCTGCTAAAGCTGAACATTATGCTTGTGTTATTGATTTGTTGGCTCGTGCTGGTCGCTTAGAGGAAGCATGGGAGATGATAAAAACCATGCCAATGGAGCCCACATCTGTGGTTTGGGTCGCCTTGCTTAGTGCATGTAGAATCCATTCTAATGTGGAGCTTGGTGAATATGCTCTCCATAAGTTGCTAGAGATAGAGCCCGGAAATGATGGCGCATACACATTGCTGTCCAACATATATGCAAATGCAGGGCGGTGGAAAGACGTAGCCAGCATCAGATCTCTAATGAAGAAGCAAGGAGTCAAAAAGAGGCCAGGGTGCAGCTGGATTCAAGAAAAGAAAGGAACTGTCTCATTCTTTGTTGGAGATAGATCTCACCTGCGATCTAAAGAAATCTATGAGCTTCTTGCCTCATTGATTGAACGAATCAAAGCCCTTGGCTATGTGCCACAGACGGATTTTGCATTGCATGACGTGGACGATGAAGAGAGAAGTAACCTTCTATCTGAGCACAGTGAAAAACTTGCTGTTGCATATGGCATCCTCACCACCTCCCCTGGAACTCCTATACGTATTACAAAAAACTTGCGAATTTGTGGAGATTGCCACACCGCCATCACCTTCATCTCTATGATTGTTGACCACGAGATCATACTGAGGGATTCAAGTCGTTTCCATCACTTTGAGAAAGGTTCTTGTTCATGTGGTGGTTTCTGGTGA